The sequence CTCAGAACGCAAACCTTTTATGTTAGTCGCTTGTTCCGATAGATTTTCAGTTCTCTGTAACTCTTCTGTGGGAAACATGTATCTAATAGGAAGACTCGTGTAAAGACGGAGTGGATCCTCTAGGATATTCAACCTACTGAAAGCGACAAAATCCAGAAAGCTGTATATATTATCCTCTCGACCAACCCCCCCCCCGTGTTAGTGATTAATAGACTGACTTGAAAGACTTGAAAAATGGATTGAGTTCCACAACAATCTacgaaaattaattgaaatttcacAGTAAATCACGATTGATGCATGCATGTAAATCAATCATTAAATTAACAAACATGGCTATACTGGGTATAAACAAAATCGCAATTCTtctgaataattcaaataccCATAAGGCACAAAAACTTGTAACGACTCTAAATTGGAATGCTCCTTCGCTCCAATCATGTTCCATAATccatatattttgatttttattatctgtttcaaaataatcaaccattaagttcatttctaatttgTTCTATTATTAGTTAAATTGAAAGACACATTTTCAGTACTTCAGAAAACAGATTCTTACTTACTATATATGGTATATTTATGATTGTAACGGTATGTATGTTCCGTATTTGAGGTTGAAATATCCTGATTGTTTTTACATATAACCACAAGCGGTGACACACGTGTGAATGATAGCTAGTCAGCTAAGTGTTCTACCATCTGTACTGTCGTCGCAGTAACATTGCGTGCTGCCATCAGGTGGCCAAATCCCAAACTGTCGACCGGATTATGCAAAATTGATAGCATCGGAACAGATGTCAAGAGTGAAGATTTTGAATTAGCAATCATCAGAATAACGGTGTTTAAAGGAAATGCATGGAATTGTTGTCGAGAATTCATACGTAGTCAAATCCCAAGAGTTAGAGAAACATCGTTTTGAATGCCTTCATTAAGAGATTCAAGGGaggaaattagaatatataaaTCAGTTCTGGAATGACTTTTATTGCTCCCTTAATGGTTTAACTAATGACCTTCTATAATTACTCATCCTCTGGGTtcatatcattgatatttaaaaattgaataaaatccgATGATTTCCACTGAGAATCTGCAATTAACTAACGTACAATATTATGTTCATTCACTCAATCAATCAGCGGCTTTAATCTCTGCAGCAGCGGTACTGGCCAGATAATTATTGACTTGTTACGACAGTTGAAGTGGTCCTAATGTAGAAGTCGAAAGAGGATTAAGGATCAAGGGTAGACGAAATAAAGTCAAATCCTGGATTCCTCCACAGTATGACAGCCACAGACAATAAATGAAGATGTTTTCTATTaggatgtacatgtacatataaaaCTTTATTCGAccaaaaagatataaatgaatgaatgcatGTGAGGGTAACATGATAAATGCATAAGGAACCAGCCTCACACACAAGGGGTCTATATACATAAGTGAGCTGCTTTGAATCCGTTTCGAGATGTATTTCAGctgaattattttactaataGACACAGCACAGACAAATCGATTAATAAgttattcataaaattgaaaaaagccGCTGCAATAAACTAAAGACATAGACTTTAAAACTAGAGCTATATATACAACATTCTACACAAGGTAAATTGAAGTTTATAAAACTATTACATGTAAATTACTTAAAGCACGGACCTGTTCCTCAGTAAACTCAAAACAGTTGACTCCATACGAATTGAATTAGTTCATTCATCAGACAACCGTGAGGGTCCATATCAAATCCATTTTTTGCCATAGCTTAATATTAGAAACTCAACCAGTTGTCATTCCGATAAACTAGAGATTTATAACTAATACCGACAAAATAAACTATAAAACtgattaaaatcattgaaaatactatcatcaatatcatgtgtaggatcattcattcattacgtacgaaaattgaatttttcaaccctccccctctgtacgcaaaatcggccattttttcatatacattaagcattacagtacgcaattgcaccgacccctccccctcccctaacgTGTACGTAATAAACGAATGACCCCAACAGAGAAAGAGAATACAAGTATAAAACTAACCCCATTTACCATAGATACATTCATATCGTAGATTAAGTACAAAGAGCCAACAGAATATATAAATGCTTACATAACTAACAGACCAGCTGTAAATCATCGTAAATGCTTTCACAGTTTCTTATTGGGTTTAAAACAAACGAAATATTCAAGCATCAGCTTTGTTCGTTTGGATAGCTTCACGAATCTGGCGATCTAATTCAGAAATGATTCTATCTTCGTTCGTATAAACACCTGTTCTCAGCAGAGCATCTCTCTCTTCAATCAGTCTCGCGATGTGATCATCAAAACTGGCGTCTAAATCCGGTTTTAATAATTCCATCTCGTCGCTCTCCGGACTCACTGACTTAGATCTCTTTTCTTCTTGTTCTTTCAACCTATAGATCAAATAATTTCctacagttgtaactaatcTATTCGAATTTGACTAGATTTCATTTGTTACGACGATACTCacttattgatttcatttttaatatcTTCCAATTCTTTCATTTCTGATTTGACGACCTCTTTCTCCTCGGCCGCCAGATATCTCAGTCTCATGTGTTCTAATTCTTGGTGTTGTTTTCTCAGTAAAGCCTTCGCGTGTTCTTGCTCTTTTTGTTTTAAACGCGCTAACTCTTTCAACGCTCGACCCCACTGCTGTTTGTAGTGTACTTTAGATTTAGTGATAGCGTCGAGTTTCCTCTCTAATTCCACCTGGATAATCAATATATGAGATTAGAGAAACCAGACTCCTTCCTCAGGGATATTACCTTCTAATAGGATTAGAGCACTGAATCTTACCTTCTCGAGCGTAAGCAGATTGATTTCTGATTGTAATCGTACTTCTGGTTTCGTGTTCTGTTGCTCTttatacaattgaaattcacGGTccagattttggttttttctttcGGCATCTTCCAACTGAAAATAGACGCTTTATACTCAACAAACGTCCGAATAAGATTTCATTCATGTTTGTGTGAATTTTAAATAATACACTTACCTGTGTTTTACATTTATTGATAACTTCTTGCAGTTCTCTGTTCTTCATTCTGTAAGAAATTCAACAGTTATTCAGTATTTTAACCAGTGAATTGTAAAACTCAAACGCAGCCGTTGAAGCGTTACTCACTTCTCTATTTCAATCTGATGATCGCAATCCTCTTTCATGCGTCTTGACGCTTCTCGCGTTTCGAGAATTTTTCTCTCATGCTGACGTTCTAGATCTGAGCGATGTTTGGAAACCTGaagagaaaattcattttcaattaaacgaTCGTAGAATGAATTAGAACCGaagaactgcggaactggatccagttcgagGTGTTGTAGTTATCTCATACCTCCTGTTCACCATCAGTTAATGCTTTCTGTCTTTTCTCAAAATCTGCAATTGTTCGTTTCAAATGTTCTTCAAGTTGTGTATATTCAGCAACCTGTATAGATGAGACCAGGAATATGTTAACTGAAACAATGACTGCAACTACTTTTTATTAACACATTAAGGATGTAGTGTTTTACCTTCTTTTTGACGAGTAATTCCCTTTCTCTGTCCCTTCTCTTCCACTCTTCTGCCAGTGTTTTCATATGCTGGAATTCTTTCTCTTTCAACTAATTTAGAATGAGTTTACATTCAAATGAGTGATAGTTCATGTAAAGACATGTAGATGTCAGCACTAGTCTGGTAACAACATACCTTGTTCtcgaacatattttcctgTAATTCCTTCCACATTTCTAGTTCCATGGCTGCCTGATATTCAGCAGTTTCTCGCTGTTCAGTTACAGTCGGTTCTGTCGGTTTCGCAATTTCTTCTGACAAagtctaattgaaaatttacaaCTATCAGAACACATTTTACTAACTTAAGCATGAATCAGAATGGAATATTTACTTACTAGTGATTCAGATGGGTATGTGACCTGTTGGGTTTGAACACTACCTTTATCTTCAAGGTTCAGAGTTACAAAAAGATCAGCGATTTTCTTTTGGGCCCTGAAGATGGATGGAGAATAGTTTATAGTATCAGCTCGAGGTTTTCTAAGTCTGTTTTGTTCTCCAAATCTTACCCCGATTTAGCATTAACGGGAACTAAAGAACTGAATGCCTGCCTCCAACCAATAGAACTGTTAGGTTGCTAGAAAATAACAAACAGGGAagaagccaatcagaaaggaGGAATTTGACAAGTCTTCGGTAAACTATTTCACATAATCAGTTAGGTTAGATTCATACCTGAACTCTAGATTTATCAGCGGTCAAAACACTTTGCAATGGTAACTGACACAAACCAATCATAAAATCCTGTGATTTCTGTCGATCTCGATCCCACACTTCAACAACTAATGGTAAACTATAGaaaagaattcatcattagAAACAgagattgaaaaataataataagttACTTTCTTCATATAGCGCAACATCTTCAATGTTATCTCAGCACTTTACATAAGGAGACAAAAATTCAGCAAGCCTTAGACAATTACTCAAcatcaaattatcaatcaatttgACAAAGAATTAAGATGAATAATTTCGTTTTAAAACTCAGACTGAAATCAGAAGCCGATGACTATCCACTACTCAAATACAGTAAAAACTCGATAAACTCACGTTCTGAATGTATCCTCTAACTGTTTCACGGTTGTGGCAAAATCAAACGCGCAGAATGATTGCGGAAGAGCGACTTGCATTCCTTTACGCACTTCTACAGGAGGACTAGTCATTACTGGCGCAGAACTCCCGAAAAATGGATACACATATCTACAATATCAAAACGTTCATTTGATAATTGCCTGACAGAAGTCTGTGAATTGTAAGTGATTAAACTCTAACTGACCTCGTATAAACATTCAGCGGTACGTTTGAATCGAGATTTGAAATCAATCTCAGGTCAATAGAGAAGTTAAAATGATGAGCCTGTGGTGGGATAGATACGTGGTGTTGTGTGGCACTACTTTGAGAAACTgcatctgaaaatatataacatTACATTGTGCAGACAAACATCAGCTGTTGAGTAAAGTGtgaatataaaattgtatttacCATGAACTACTGAGTGTAGCGTAGGTAGAACTGGTGAACTAGGAGGTAATGCTGCTGCTGGAACCACGTGAACAGTTTTTTCAGGTGTTTGTTTCTTCTGTTCTTCTCGAATACTGGGAACATTCTCTTCTGTTTTCTCACTAATGAAATCCTCGGTATAATCATCATCCGTTCGAGGTTTCGTTGTTGGAGCAGGTTGAGGTTTCGATTCAGTCGTtttagtttttgatttttgtttcttttcgtCAGTTGGTTTTGGTGGagatttcttcttttcttcAGTTGCTCCTGCTACTGCAGTGGCTTGATCTGCTTCTTGTTTTGATGGACTCGGCGGCGACACCTAGTAGAATTACATACCAATGATACTTGAGGGTTCTTACAGTCCAGGGAATCCAAAATTACTGCgattaaatcataaaatattCTCAGTGGGGACGGTTTCTCTTTACGAGGTTCTACGTGCCACTTGAAACCAGCAAGAAAAAGACACCAAAAGTTCAAATTTACTGACTTTTCAAgaagagtcagaattccctgatctTTAAGAACCATACAGTATTCCTACACCCagagatattgaaatactaaTTTACTACATTTATGATATCATGATCGATCACATATTTTACCTGTTCTTCCTTACGAAGCATGATTGAAATTCCCACAGACGGAGCTGTGTCCGGTGCAATAGGCGCCATCTGGCTGCGAACTCGAGCGGGTGCCAATaactaaaatcaaatcaaatcataaaagATCACTTCATAAGATAACGACATAAGCTTCACTACTAAACATCTATTGAGAGATCATAAGTAAATACCTCGAATATACTTTCAATCAGCACAGGTCTCATGTATATTTCAGTGCTGTCTTTCTTCAACAGTTGATTCAGACTGATGTTAGTACTACCAAGAGACTGATCCCCGCAACAGAGATGAACCTGTAAGCCGGGCTGTTTCTCGAGAAACGCTCGCAGCACGTCGAGACTGCTGCGCACTCGCACGGTCGAACGCTCCGCCGCGAATTTAGCGTCCAACAAATCGTAAAACGGTTCGATTGTCACGTCATTTCCTAGCAACGAGTAATAGAAGAAAAATCCACCCGGACCGGCGGGCAATGGCTGACTTGATGGAACCAActggaaaataaatttaacCGATTTTTCGCATAAAATTCACCAAACTTGTCGGAAGTTGAAACTGGATAGCGATTCGAATAATACGCACTTGTGTTAAATTTGAAGCGAATGCAATCGTTACGCTTAAACAAAATAATTCCGAGCATGAATCATCGGGACCGATCTGATAATAACCTTCTTCTTCAATCAATACCGGCTTCAATAACTGTACATCAATATTCTGAAGTGAAGCCGCTCCTGAAGTCGGCGCTACACAGAAAAATGAAGAACAATAATTTTTTAGCATCAAATACAGTAAAATGGGCAGCATATTCATAGAAATTGTGAATTTGTGaagtttttttaaagtgtAAAAGTAAAACCTTGTCCAATTCTGCCTGGAGCGTTTCTAGCTTTGAATCCTTGTTGCTCAGTATTAGAATCATCATCGATATAAATACCGATTCTAACTTCCGGTTTCGATCGACTGTATTTACCATGAAGCAGTGGATACCATTTAGCGgtctgaaaatttcaattacaGCCTATCGATAAGTTCAACTTTACTATGGATATTGCTTCATTCATCCCTCCAAACCCACTAAAAGCGTCACTCAGGGCATCATTGACTCGTTTGAGGTTTCAACCCGCTGAGCGTCACTCAGGGCATTATCAACAGGTTCAAAGTTTCTTCTCCAAAATTAAGGGGACAGAGAATAACTTAGAAACTCTACCACAACCAGCAGTCAAACCCATAATTCCTGAATAATGAGTCCAAGACAAATTTGTAGCCTATGCGAGACAGATTTAAGATATATCAGAATTAATACTTGACTTGCTGTATCCCTGACCACACCCTGATATGCACGCCGATTTCCTCGACTGCTCATTAACACAATCAAATACAAGAGAGAAAATGGTTTGATTATACAGACACTAGTAATCGCAACTAATGTCCCTGACTTTTTACTTAGCTTTAAACAAAATTCCTTgactttttttaaagaaatgaaaattcccCAACTTTCTCCCGATTTCCCGGTAAGTGACCACGAAACAGCCAGTTCTACTACTCACCTGAACATTCGATGCAGATCGTAAATCAAGCATCACATACCCGACTGGTTCCCTCATTGTACTCTGAGTATCTACAGCATAATACTGAACTTTAATAGAACTCCTCTGTAAACGGTGCTGCGATAAACCTTTCTTATCTAATTCCCACGCGATCTCTTGAGTAAAATCAGGATTCTCCGAGTGTTCCACGGGGTCAGTAGCCAGCAGTTCTCCGTCGAATCGAGCTTCCGCTATCAATTTATGTTTCGGCCGACGGGGAAACTTGCGCCCTGCATAACAGAATTTAACAGATACAGCACGCCAGCTGATCAACAGCCATAACTAATGAATGGGGAAGTAATTAAAGCCTTCTAGTATGGCTACAGAATATTGCTACAGTCCCGCTAAACAATGGTTAGATACTCGAGGTGTTCTTATTAAGCAACTCGTATTAAATCGCTTTTATCCGTCAATTACTTTCATGTGATACGAATCAAATCACCTTAAATAAATGACTCTCTAGAGCCGTAATCTGAATTTTCTGCGattgaaaaagccgccattttgtttttcggTGTACAAATGATCTCTACTGTCACGGGCACCATCATTCAAATCGAATCAAAGCGCTATGAGGTACGATTAGGTTACGTTTTACATAAATTGACGGGGTGAGCAAATCCTTGTAATCGCGTTGCTTAAATGAACGATTTGATCCATGTTCATACACGAGTTGCTATTATTCCTCCAGGTCAGGAGTCACACTCTTTATCAATCCTCACCCTCtgttctctctctccatcCCCAACCCTC is a genomic window of Tubulanus polymorphus chromosome 5, tnTubPoly1.2, whole genome shotgun sequence containing:
- the LOC141905306 gene encoding centrosomal protein of 120 kDa-like, with the translated sequence MPIKERFLVVVAVLEGRKFPRRPKHKLIAEARFDGELLATDPVEHSENPDFTQEIAWELDKKGLSQHRLQRSSIKVQYYAVDTQSTMREPVGYVMLDLRSASNVQTAKWYPLLHGKYSRSKPEVRIGIYIDDDSNTEQQGFKARNAPGRIGQAPTSGAASLQNIDVQLLKPVLIEEEGYYQIGPDDSCSELFCLSVTIAFASNLTQLVPSSQPLPAGPGGFFFYYSLLGNDVTIEPFYDLLDAKFAAERSTVRVRSSLDVLRAFLEKQPGLQVHLCCGDQSLGSTNISLNQLLKKDSTEIYMRPVLIESIFELLAPARVRSQMAPIAPDTAPSVGISIMLRKEEQEYCMVLKDQGILTLLEKSVNLNFWCLFLAGFKWHVEPRKEKPSPLRIFYDLIAVSPPSPSKQEADQATAVAGATEEKKKSPPKPTDEKKQKSKTKTTESKPQPAPTTKPRTDDDYTEDFISEKTEENVPSIREEQKKQTPEKTVHVVPAAALPPSSPVLPTLHSVVHDAVSQSSATQHHVSIPPQAHHFNFSIDLRLISNLDSNVPLNVYTRYVYPFFGSSAPVMTSPPVEVRKGMQVALPQSFCAFDFATTVKQLEDTFRTLPLVVEVWDRDRQKSQDFMIGLCQLPLQSVLTADKSRVQQPNSSIGWRQAFSSLVPVNAKSGAQKKIADLFVTLNLEDKGSVQTQQVTYPSESLTLSEEIAKPTEPTVTEQRETAEYQAAMELEMWKELQENMFENKLKEKEFQHMKTLAEEWKRRDRERELLVKKKVAEYTQLEEHLKRTIADFEKRQKALTDGEQEVSKHRSDLERQHERKILETREASRRMKEDCDHQIEIEKMKNRELQEVINKCKTQLEDAERKNQNLDREFQLYKEQQNTKPEVRLQSEINLLTLEKVELERKLDAITKSKVHYKQQWGRALKELARLKQKEQEHAKALLRKQHQELEHMRLRYLAAEEKEVVKSEMKELEDIKNEINKLKEQEEKRSKSVSPESDEMELLKPDLDASFDDHIARLIEERDALLRTGVYTNEDRIISELDRQIREAIQTNKADA